The sequence CGAATACCTCAGGTCGGGCAGGGTGGCATAGCGCAGCAGGTAATGATGAATGCCCAACTGGCGACTGAAGATCACAATGCCTACGGCTACCAGGCTGAGTAACATGCCCAGGTATTTGTTGGGCGTGATTGTTTGTATGAATGCGATCAATACTGCCAACAGGAATAAGGGCAGGCCACTGTAGTAATACAGGGAAAGATAGGCAGGCACGTCAATGGTGCTATAACCGGTCAATAACTGCAGGCCCATCCCGATGAAAATATTGACTGTAACAAGTATAACTATCAGCACAGCAAGGGTAGCGCATTTGGCGCCCCACAAAACAATATTGGGCGCTGGTGTACTGAAGATCAATCCCTGCATATTGGCTGTGCGCTCGCGGCTGATCAGCTCGCCGGCATAAAAAATAAGCAACAGCAAGGCTGGGCGTATGGTGCGCAACTCTTCTATAATAAAACCGGTAGCTGCATAAAACCGTGTGCCGTAAGGCCCTTGCAGGATGTTTTCTTTCAACTCTACGGCATACAGGAATATCCACAAGGCCATCATCACCAGGAAGGGAATGTGTTTACAGACCGATTTTGCTTCCAGTTTCAGTTGCGTGGTAAAGGTGGAAAGGTGATAGGCAAATCCTTTCGGATGAACAGCTACACTTTTATAAGGAATAGCTTTTGCTACAGTTGCCGGCTGTTGTTGCTTCCGGGTTTTGGCAGTGGCCGGCTTCCGGAATTTAAAATACCGGTAGCTCAGCAATAGCCATATGCCTGCTATTCCTGTCCACAACAAGCGGTTGGCCAGGAAAATACCTTCCACAGGGAACAACTTACTGTTACGGTCAGCCACCGGCCAGGAGCGGGTTTCACCCAGGAAGGCCGCCAGGCCAAAAGGGTCCAGCAAATAAGGTAAGAGGGTAGGGGTGTCGGTCTTTAAAGAGCTGGCCATGATGGGTGAATTACCCAAAATAGATCCCAGGAAATACAGGATGAACAAGCCTACACCGGTCATGTACACTGCCCGCTGGTTGTGGGTGAGCAGTGCTACACTGAAAATGACACTGCCACAAAACAGTATATTGGGCAGTCCGAATACAAAGAGCGGGTATAAAAAGTAGCTGGCCTTAAAAGCGCCGAGCTGATCGGCATCGGCGGAAAATGTACCCAGGTATATGCCCAATACCGCCAGGCCAAGGATTAAAAAAACGGCCAGTAATAAACCCTGCAACCGCACCATAAAATAGGGCAGGCGTTGCAGGGAGGTAGTAAAAATAATGGCGTCCATCTGGTGGGTGACATCCCTTAATACCACATTGGCGCAAAAGAGCGTGTTTACAAAGATGGCAAACAGGGAGAGGAAGCAGGTAATATAACTGATCACATGCGGCGAGTTCTTATGTATTTCAGTGCCGCCAAAATTCCCCTGCGCTATCAGCATGCCTAAAGCCACAAATAAAATGGCCGCCACTATAAAAGTGATTTGTTTGAAATGATATTTCAGTTCAAACCCTATTAAATGACTTAACATACAGCGCCCTCCTTTTTGGTGCGTTGCGCACCAAATAAAGCAGAGAAATAGACGGATGACAGGTCGGGCGAGAAAGGCTCAAAGCCTGCATCGGGGCGGATACCACTCAGTATATGCACCTGTATTTTGCCGCCGGTCATCCGCGTGGAGATGACATTCAGGGTGGATTGGTACTGATGCAGCGTTTCTTTGGAAACGGTTTTCTGCCATACCTGTCCTTCCAGTGCTTCCGTTAATAAGCCGGGCCTGCCTTGTAAGATAACTTTGCCACCGGCCAGGATGGCCATATTGGGACAGAGGTCATGCACATCTTCCACGATATGCGTAGACAGGATAACCACTACCTGCTCACCGATCTCGCTCAGCAGGTCGTGAAAGCGGTTGCGTTCCAAAGGGTCCAGTCCGGCGGTGGGTTCATCTACAATGATCAATTGCGGGTTGCCCAGCAGTGCTTGTGCAATACCGAAGCGCTGGCGCATGCCGCCGGAGTAAGTGCTCACCGCCTGCTTCCTGACTGCATACAAGTTGGTTTGCTGTAATAGTGCCAGTACCTGTTCTTTGCGCGCCTTCTTATCCGTGATACCCTTTAAAATGGCCAGGTGGTTCAGCAGGTCTATAGCGCTGATCTTTGGATATACGCCAAAGTCCTGCGGCAGGTAACCCAGTTGACTGCGCAGTTGCTGTTCGTGCCGGAAGATGTCTTTGCCATCAAACAATACCTGCCCGCTATCGGGTGGTTGTAAAGTGGCCAGCGTGCGCATTAAAGATGATTTGCCGGCGCCATTGGGGCCCAGGAGGCCAAACATGCCATTGGAAATGGTGAGGGAAACATTGTCCAGCGCCTTAACGCCGTTGGGATAGGTCTTGGAAAGGTTGCTTATTTGTAATCGCTGCATGGGACTTTTGTTTAAGAGTGGGTGCAAAGTACCCTGCCGGTGCAGGTTGTTCAATTATACATGACCATGGAAAAGAAGATGATGATCAACGGCCTGTATAGGCTGTTTTCAGTTATTTTTTACTTACATCATGATAAATGATACGTTCATCATTAATATTTGCCCGGATGGACGGGCAGCCGTTTTTTTATCCTTTCATTCTGGTAATATGAAGCGATGGTATGATAAGCTGGAGCCTCTTACAAAGCGTTTTGAAGTGTTGTTGTATATAGGCCTGTTGTGCTGGATGGCTCTTTTTGACGTGCTGGAAAAAGGCGTGTATTCCTGGACGTATTACGGGAGCGCTTTGCTGGTATTGTTCCTGGTGCATTTGCCGGTATTGGTTTTCTCCTGGAACAGGGAACGTTGGAAACAACTACTTTCCGGGAGGCGGTACCTGCAATACTGGCTGGCTTGCTTTGGTGTTTATTTGGGGTTGCTTTTTGTCATTTGCAGTACTTTCCTGGAAGTGAATACGCGTTTCCAGCAATTGATCCCCATCAGCGCGCTCTTTATTTTCCTGCTCGAACTGTTGCTGACGGTTATCGCCTGGTACCGGAAGCGGGCCTTGCAATGGCAATGGATCAAGCGGTTGAGCCTGGAGCGGTCGGTGTTGATTAGCATTATACTGATTGCCGTCCTCTTTTCTATCATGGCGGTGTCCAGTATGGGCAACCCGGAATATGACAGGCCCGGCGGGTTGCTGCTGGGTTTTGAGTTTAACTTTTGGAAAGTGCTCACCCACTTTGGTGTTTTTCTGAGTTTCCTGGTGCAGTTCCTGTTCATGTACCTGTGCGGCTATTTCTTTTTTTATATCAATAACCGGGTGCTTGTGCCCCGGGTATTGAAACAAAAAGGAGTGGTGATGTACATACTGGCCGGATTGGCCACGGTAGGCATCACTTATCCCATCATTGCGCAATTGCTATCCCTGCTGCCGGTGAATGGCAGATTGGGCAAGGTCTTTTCTGATAATCCCTTTTTACTGGAGAATGCTTTTGGGGCCATATTGATCATCCTGCTTAGTCTGCCGGTAGTGCTGGCCCTGCAATGGTCGAAGCAGAACAGCCGGATCATGTCGCTGGAAAAAGAAAAAGCAGAGGCCGAGCTGGACCTGCTCAAGCAACAACTGAATCCACATTTCTTTTTCAATACCCTGAACAACCTGTATGCACTGAGCCTGGCGCAATCAACGCAAACACCGGAAAGCATTTTGCAGTTATCGGAGTTAATGCGTTATGTGATCTATAAAGCCAAAGAGCCGGCCGTGTCTGTACAGGAGGAAGTAAAGTACCTGGAAGATTATATGCAATTGCAACAGATCAGGCTCAAGCGGAAGCCGGATGTACAGTTTACAAAAGAGATAGCGGGCGATACGCCTCTGGTAGCACCCCTGTTGTTAATTGTGTTGGTCGAGAATGCCTTCAAGCATGGGGTAGAGCCTGCGGAAGGAACAGCCCTGCTGCACTTGTCGTTGTATGCAGACGCTACCCGGCTGTATTTTACGTGTGTGAATTCTTTTGAGCAGGAGGGGGAAGTGGCTGCCGGTATAGGATTGGCCAACCTGGAAAGACGATTGGCTTTGTTATACCCGGGTAAACACCAGTTGAAAACCGGGATAGAAAGTCATACTTTTAAGGCTGAACTGGAATTGGACCTGACATGAAAATACGTTGTCTGATAGTGGATGATGAGCCGCTGGCGCACCAGGTGATCCTGAAATACGTGGAGGATATTCCTTTCCTGGAAGTGGTGGGGCAATGTCACCTGGCCACGGAGGCCCTTTCTTTCTTAAGTACCCAACCTGTTGATCTGATCTTCCTCGATATCCGCATGCCTAAGCTGAGTGGCCTCGATTTCCTGCGTACGTTACAGCAACGGCCACTGGTGATCATCACTTCGGCGTATGAAGAACATGCGCTGGAAAGTTTTGACCTGGAGGTGTGTGATTACCTGCTCAAGCCTTTCCGGTTCGACCGCTTTTTGAAAGCAGCTAATCGCGCGCTGGCTATGTATACTTTACGGAAACAGGCTGCTGAAAGTACTGCTGCTGTCGTGCAGCCGGTAATGCCTGCTGAGCCTTTGCGTATCTACATCAAGTCGGATAAGAAACAGGTGCAGTTGGCAGTGGATGAAGTGTACTACCTGGAGAGCATGGGCAATTATGTAAAGGTATGGGGTGAACAAAAATACCTGTTAACGCCCCGCACCCTCAGCAGCTTTGAAGAGCAGTTACCGCCGGAAACCTTTGTGCGCATTCATAAATCCTATATCCTCAACAAAAAGTTTGTGCATTACATTGAGGGTAATACCATCCGCCTAAAGAATGGTAAGGAGTTGCCGCTGGGAAAGAATTATAAGCATGTGGTGAAGTTGTTTTGATTTTACAGTCGCGCCAGTTTTTTCTCAATAACCTGCTTATCTGCCGCAGTCCGGGCCAGTGTAAGCGCCTGTTCAAAATGCTGTTTGGATTTTGTATGATCAATGCCGGTATATAGTTCACCCAGCAGTATAAAATAAAAATGATTGCCGGTGAGCGATAACTTTTCTGCTTCGGCAATAGCTGCGGTCTTTCCCTGTACTTTGGCAAGTGCAAAGGTCCTATTGAGGGCTGCCATGGGAGAATAATTTATTTGCAATAAGCGGTTGTACAATTGCAAAATGCTTTCCCACTTCTCTTTACTGTCTTCTTTTTGAGTATTCCAGTAAGCAATGCCGGCTTCGAGGTGGTAACGGGAGAGCTGATTGCCACTGGCCGCACAATGCAGGAAATAGCCGCCCTTACTGATCAGGTCGGTGTTCCACTGACTGGCATCCTGCTCATCATATAAAACAAGTTCGCCGGCTACATTGACCCGGGCATCCAGCCGGGAGGCATGAAAGCACATAAGCGCCAGCAAGGCGTTGGCGGCGGGTTGATTGGTATACTTGTTTTCCACCAGCATGGAACAAAGCCGCATGGCTTCAAAACAAAGCTCTTTTCTTATGGTTTGGCCCTGACTCACGGAATAGTAACCTTCGTTGAACAGCAAATAGGTCGTTGCCAGTACAGCAGCCAGGCGTTCATCCAGTTCAGCAGGAGCAGGAAGCGCTATCCTGATCTTTTCTTCCCGCAGTTTTTCTTTTGCCCGGAACAACCGTTTATTGATCGTTTCCTTATTCGTAAGAAAGGCATCAGCTATTTCCTCAATGCCAAAGCCGCACAGGATGCGCAGCGATAACCCTATCTGTGCTTCGGGAGTGATGGCAGGATGACAAATGGCAAACATCATTTGCAACTGGCTATCGTTGATGTTTTGCGGCGATAGATCAATCTCATATTCCTCAAAGCCTGGCGCTGTGTTTTGGATGGCTGGCGCCACCTTATTGTTAAAGATAGCATGGCGTTGCAAATGATTGCGGGCTTTATTCTTTGCTACATTGTATAGCCAGGCAACGGGATTCTGTGGCAAACCTTTAATGCCCCAGGTCTGTGCGGCAGTGAGGAAGGTGTCGCTGGCAATATCTTCAGCGTTGGCTATCTGGTCAAATCCGAAATGCTTACAAAGCACCGATACGATCTTCCGGTATTCGATCCTGAATAAATGCGGTATCAGTTCGCCGTTCTCCATCTCAGCGGGTATTGTTTGTAGCCACTACCTTCCTTACTTCCACGCTGTTGCCTTCGCCCTGCAGGATGGGGCAGGCTCTTGCCATAGCCGCCGCTTCATCAAAAGAGGCTGCCTTTACAATGATAAAGCCGGCTATGGATTCCTTGATCTCTGCATAGGGACCATCGGTCATTATATTGTTGGCTTTTAATACCCGGCCTTCAGTTGATAATCCGGTGCCGCCATTAAATTTGTTCTGTGCGGCAATGCCGCCTACCCAGTCGTGGTATTGTTTCATATATACCTGCAGTTGCTCCGGCGATGGCTGGGCCTCTTTGGTGATAAGGTCCAGGCGCATCAGTAATAAATATTCGTCCATGATCATGTTTTTTTTCTGTCCATTGTAAATGTAATTACTTTTTTATGGGCAGGTAAGAGAGCAGCACCACACCACTTTTAAATACCCTCGAATTGATCAATTGAAGGTCCAGGTGATGCTGCAGGCCCTCAAATAAGGGAGTGCCGCTGCCGAGCGCCACAGGGTCTATCATGACCTGGTATTCATCAATCAGCCCGCTGTTGGCTAACTGGGTTAAGATGCTGCCGCTGCCCAGTATCGTCATAGCCTTTCCGGCTTCTTTCAGCCGTTTTACTTCGGCTTCTATATTGTCTTTCACGATCCGCGTATTGTTCCAGTCGGCCGTTTTCAATGTGCGGGAGAATACGATCTTTTCGGACTTGTTCATGCCTTCGGCTACTACCGGCATGGCTTGTTGGGCCTCGGCCGTTGGCCAGAAGCCGGCCATCATTTCGTAGGTGATGCGGCCAAAAAGCAGCGTGCTGCCCGATTGGGCGCCTTCTTCAGCAAAGGCGCTTTCCTCTCCACCGTGCTGGTGCCAGGAGATGTCGTTATCCGGCCCTTTATAAAAGCCATTCAGCGTTATGAACTGGAAGGATGATAATATGCCCATGTCATCAGTTTTAATTGTCAGGGAATAATTGATGTATACCTCTATAACAAATGAGCTATACCGGATTGGACACCGGGGAGGAAATATTTTTCCAACCTTATTGCGGGGTCGTCAGCACCACCGGTGTGCCCGGGAAAGATACGGCGGCATGGTCTTCGGTGAAGATCAGGAAACGGACAGGTTTGAAAGTGGTTACTGTTTTCAAGGAGGCTTTGTATTTGCTGGACAGGAACCCTTTGGAAGTGACCAACTGCCCGATGTTCCACCGGGCTCACTGAACTAAGTTACCAACTAATTGAATAAGTATCAATTTGTGCCTTATTTTTATCTCTTTTAAAAGAAGCTTATGCACGCCGGACAACGATATACTTTCAAGGAAATTTTTGTGTGGACGATCAGTGATGTGAAACTGATGGCCATCCTTTCCATTGTACCTGTTGTAATATTTGAGTTGTTCAACTGGCGATGGATAGCGCTGCCCTGGATACCCATTGCCATGGTGGGTACCGCTACTGCCTTTATTGTAGGTTTCAGGAATACACAAACCTACAGCCGTTTATGGGAAGCCCGCCAGATCTATGGCTCTATTATCAACAGCAGCCGTTCCTGGGGCATGATGGTCAAGGATTTTGTGGGTGCACATAGTTCGGAGGAGATACAAAAGATACGACTGGAGCTGATCAAGCGGCATATTGCCTGGCTGACGGCCCTGCGTTTTCAGTTGCGCGAGCAACGTACCTGGGAAACCAGTCGCACCAAACCTTCCAATAAAAAGTATGGTCAGCGGTTTGTGATCGATGAATGGAGCAGATCACTGGAGTCTGCGCTCACGCCCTATCTTTCCCCCGAAGAATTAAAGTATGTATTGAGTAAATCGAATAAGGCTACCCAGTTGATAGGCAGGCAGTCCCTGCAGTTGAAACAATTAAAGGCCCAGGGATTGATCGAGCCGCTGACGTATGTGGAGATGGAGAAACTGCTGGTAGACCTGTATGATCACCAGGGCCGGTGTGAACGGATCAAGAATTTCCCTTACCCGCGGCAATTCGCCACCATCAGCCAGATGCTTACCCGTCTTTTTGTTTTTATGGTGCCCTTTGGCGTATTGAATGAATTTCAGCGGGCAGGCAATTGGCTGATATGGCTGTCCATTCCTTTCAGTGGCGTAGTAGGCTGGGTATTCCTTACCCTTGAAAGGATTGGGGAGAATACGGAGAACCCCTTTGAAGGCGGCGCCAATGATGTGCCGGTCACGGCCATTTCCCGTACTATCGAAATTGACCTGCTGGAAATGATGGATATTCCGGAAGTGCCCAAGCCTATGCAGCCGGTGAATTTGATTCTTTCCTAATGGTTATTCTGTAGCCTTCTTCCATGCTTTAGTATATTTTCTGGTTTGAGTGCCCCTGTTTTGATGGTTCCGGCGCTCCGGGAGGGTATTTTTAGGGTGCAATCAAAACGAACGTTTTCCCCCAAGCCAAACCCCTCAACCCGGACCGTTTATTGAATGAGTTAAACACACAAATCATGAAAAACTTGTCATTTACCTCCAGGCCCCCCGCCGTTGCCCCGGTATTCGCCAGCACAGAATCCATGCCCCTCTGCCCACTGATTAAAGATCTAATGAAAAGTTTTATACCGCTGGCTGTTGAAAAAAGCAGCTTTATTGTGAATGATGTAGACCCCGCCTTTCAGCTTTGCGCCGATCAGCAGACCCTGGCCTTTGTACTGAGTAACCTGTTGGATAATGCCATCAGCACTACCAGCAGTGTATGTATCCGTGTGGAAGCTGTGAAACAGGCCGAAGGGATACAGATAGGCGTACGCATCAGCGCCGCCAATTTTTACAGTACCGTAACCGGCGATTTTTCGCAGGTACTGGCTGCTGCTTACCGCCTGGGTGGTAATATCCATATTTATAATCAGCGGAACCAGGGAATGGTGATCTCCCTGTCGCTGGCGGCATCATCCATATCCTAATATGGGCAGGACCCCATTTGGAGCGGTTTAGCCCACTTGCAGGAGCTCCCGGACTTGGCCGGTTGGCGCTATTTCACTATATTCATTAGGCGCTTTTATTGCCCAGCCAACAACCGGTATGACCCCCTTCATAAAAAACATCTGCTGTATACTGCTTTGCCTGTCTGTACTTTCCTTACGTGCACAGGAGGTTCCTTCCACTATTACTACCAGGTTATACTCTGCCAGACCCTCTGCTTCCTTACAGGAACGATTTAACAAGGTGCAGGTGCTCCGGTTAACGGCCAATGAGCTGGCCGCCTTCTCACGCGCCACACCCGAAAAGGTCAACCGCATTAACTGGCATATCGGTGAACAACCATGGTCCCTGCAATTGTCGGCTAAGCCGGCCTCCGCGGATAAGGTCAGTGTGACCACCAGCAGGGGAGGCGTGCAGCCATTATTGCACGGGCCGCTGTTGCTGACCGGAACTATGCAGGATGGAAAGGGCCGGGTGCGACTGGCCGTGAATGATCATTTTATTTATGGCTTCCTGGACAATGGTACAGACCGGTATTTCATTGAGCCGCTCCGGAAGTTTGATACGTCAGCTTCTAAAGAAGAATATATTTTTTACCATGTGAATGATGTGCCCTTGCCGGGCAATTTTTGCGGCACCACTGAGATGTCTGCGGGCAATAAGTATAAGGTTCCGGCTACCTCCGCAGCGGCTGTATCATCGCCTGCCTCCCAGCGTGCGAGTTGTAAACAGGTAAGGATGGCTGTTGCCACCGATTATGCCGTGTATGAAAAACATGGCTCCACTGAATTGATCGCCAATTATATTATTGCCAACTGGCATGTAGCTGAATCTTATTTTGTGGATTTAGACCTCGACCAGGAAAGTACTACCGATGTAGGAGATGATCATATTACGATGCCGGTGGTGGCCCTGTATATCGTAACAGATCCGGATAATGACCTGCTGCCCAATGGAAGTTTTTCACTCCTTGCCTTTGGCAACTGGGCCAATGCACATTTCCAGGCGCCTTTTGATATAGCGGAAATGATTACCGGCAAATCCATTCCTTTAGGTCCGCCCAATGCTGTATTGGGTGTTGCCACTGGCATGGGGCAGCTCTGTAATGCCCGCAAAGAGGTGCATGTGCTCAGGGATTACCTGAATGGAGCGAGTTATTCGCTGGTCACTGCCCATGAAACCGGGCATAATCTTGGTTGTGCGCATGATGATGAGCTATCTCCTGCAGTACGGTCATTTATTATGACTTCTTACCTGGTGCGTACTGCCACGCGGTTTTCACGGTACAGCGATTTTGTGGGAATCCCCTACGAGACTGGTTCTGCCTGGAATATTAAGCGAACATTTGAATGGGGCGCCAATGCCTGCCTGCATAGCAATCTTTGCAGCATAGACCCTTGCGAACGGGTAAAGGGGCTTACACTGGAAACGGTGGGCACCCAGGCGGTGCGCCTGAGCTGGCAGGGAACTGCACCCACCTATATTGTACAATACAAAGTAAAAGATTCAGCGATATTCCCGGTGGCCAATACGGTTGAAGTAACGGGTACGGAGATCACTATTTCCGGATTGCGGCCCTGTACCCCATATGAATTCCTGGTGAAGGCGAAGTGTGATGCTTCCACCACCAGCATTCCGGTGATTGTTCCTTACCAGCTAAGCAGTTTCCGCATTGATTCTATTGTGGCAGGTAATGCAGCCAATGGCAGGTACGACCTTTCCTTCCATCTTCATTATCTGAATAGTAATGCCGACCAACTGCAGGTAACCGCGATGGTAGACGGACAACAACAACGATTTGATTTCAGCGGGGCTTCGCAGCGCATTACCTTAACCGGCCTGCGCATAGATGGACGCCTGCTCAAAAGGCTACACATTTATATTACGGATTATGGGCCCTGTTATACGGCTGCCACCTTCCGGGCACCGGTATTGAGCAATGATTGCACGCCACTGGCAACGACCGACTTTAATGATGGTAAGGTGCCTGCCGGCTGGATCAGCCAGGTTACCCGTCACTTTCCACTGCCTTATGAGGCAAAGTACCTCGCCATAGGGTTCAACGATCGCGCCGGCAATGGCGGTCCTTTCCCTTACGGGAATATTGACAGCACCCGCATGACTTTTTATGATTTCTGGAATAACGGGATCCAGAAACAATTTGGTACTTATGAGATCTTTTCGCCGGTATTAGACATCAGCAATAAAACCGGCGTAACGCTGAGTTTCGATTATGCTTATTTCCGCACGGTTGACAGAAGGAGCCATGTGTTCGCCTGTCTGAAAGCGGATGTGTTTGACGGCCACTCCTGGGTGAATGTATGGATGGTGGATAGTTCGCAGCAATATATCAATTATACCGGCAGTGAGTTCTTCTGGCATTTTATTCCTCCCCGTATTACGATTGGCCTGGACCCCTATCGCAACCCGCAGTTCCAGGTTCGCTTTACGTTGATTGATGGCAGTAAGGGTACTTTTACGAGGGGCCTGGATGCTGCCGCGCTGGACAATATCCTGATCTGCGGTGCTGATGTATGTGCGTCGCCTGTCAATGCCCCGCTGCCTCAGCAGCGTGGTGCTGTGCATGCGGTTACTGCTGTAAAAGCCTGTACGGATGCTGATTATTTCACGCATTATTTTTCGGCGGCCGATTCCCTGCTGATCTCTTTTAAGAAACAATACAATGATTCACTGGAGTTGTATCCTAACCAGGTAAAACTGCAGCATTATACTACCAGCCTGGCGGTTAATGCCTCCCGGGTGCCCTACGTACAACAGGGCTGGTCATGGGTATTACTGAATAAATATTGGGTGGTCAATCCTTGGCATGGTTTCAGCGATACCGGCATCGTACGGTTATATATTAAGCGGCAGGAGGTGGAAGCTTTGTGCGCTGCACTGGGCATTGCTTATACGACAGACATTATCCGCCCATATTACCTGTCGCTTTCTGATACAACCGCTTTTGCCCACCCGGTGCATGCTGCTGTCACAGCCGGTACCATCGTATTCCCTTATGCTGTTATCCGGGAAACACCGGACTATTATGTTATTGAATGTATAGCGCCGCCATCAGGCGGCGTGCTGGGTATTGGCGCTTCTGCCAAGCGTTGGCAGCCTGGACAGGTGGCGCCCCTGCTCCTGTATCCTAACCCGGTAACCGACCTGCTCATAGCCGAGGTGAATACCACGCAGGAAGGGAATATGTATTTTGAGATTGTCAATACACTGGGGCAGGTGGTGCGTGCCGAAAAACGGTTGCTCCAGGGCGGGTTCAACAGGTTGTCCTTCCCTGTAAAGGGCCTGGCGGCGGGGATGTACCTGCTTCGCAGTCCTCAATTAGCGCCGGCCAAGGGGGTAAGATTCATCAAGTTATAGGGCTATTATCTACCTGTTTAACCGGGAAATCGCATGCAATAAGGCCCAAAGGCCGTAATATTGCAAAAAAT comes from Paraflavitalea devenefica and encodes:
- a CDS encoding M12 family metallo-peptidase codes for the protein MTPFIKNICCILLCLSVLSLRAQEVPSTITTRLYSARPSASLQERFNKVQVLRLTANELAAFSRATPEKVNRINWHIGEQPWSLQLSAKPASADKVSVTTSRGGVQPLLHGPLLLTGTMQDGKGRVRLAVNDHFIYGFLDNGTDRYFIEPLRKFDTSASKEEYIFYHVNDVPLPGNFCGTTEMSAGNKYKVPATSAAAVSSPASQRASCKQVRMAVATDYAVYEKHGSTELIANYIIANWHVAESYFVDLDLDQESTTDVGDDHITMPVVALYIVTDPDNDLLPNGSFSLLAFGNWANAHFQAPFDIAEMITGKSIPLGPPNAVLGVATGMGQLCNARKEVHVLRDYLNGASYSLVTAHETGHNLGCAHDDELSPAVRSFIMTSYLVRTATRFSRYSDFVGIPYETGSAWNIKRTFEWGANACLHSNLCSIDPCERVKGLTLETVGTQAVRLSWQGTAPTYIVQYKVKDSAIFPVANTVEVTGTEITISGLRPCTPYEFLVKAKCDASTTSIPVIVPYQLSSFRIDSIVAGNAANGRYDLSFHLHYLNSNADQLQVTAMVDGQQQRFDFSGASQRITLTGLRIDGRLLKRLHIYITDYGPCYTAATFRAPVLSNDCTPLATTDFNDGKVPAGWISQVTRHFPLPYEAKYLAIGFNDRAGNGGPFPYGNIDSTRMTFYDFWNNGIQKQFGTYEIFSPVLDISNKTGVTLSFDYAYFRTVDRRSHVFACLKADVFDGHSWVNVWMVDSSQQYINYTGSEFFWHFIPPRITIGLDPYRNPQFQVRFTLIDGSKGTFTRGLDAAALDNILICGADVCASPVNAPLPQQRGAVHAVTAVKACTDADYFTHYFSAADSLLISFKKQYNDSLELYPNQVKLQHYTTSLAVNASRVPYVQQGWSWVLLNKYWVVNPWHGFSDTGIVRLYIKRQEVEALCAALGIAYTTDIIRPYYLSLSDTTAFAHPVHAAVTAGTIVFPYAVIRETPDYYVIECIAPPSGGVLGIGASAKRWQPGQVAPLLLYPNPVTDLLIAEVNTTQEGNMYFEIVNTLGQVVRAEKRLLQGGFNRLSFPVKGLAAGMYLLRSPQLAPAKGVRFIKL